A portion of the Calothrix sp. 336/3 genome contains these proteins:
- a CDS encoding mercuric reductase, which yields MSDSENYQIRPLDEYNQRLISHVHPPNWMNPQPADCYDLVVIGAGTAGLVVAAGAAGLGLGLKVALIEKHLMGGDCLNVGCVPSKCLIRSSRVVGEMWQAGEFGVSTPQHIDVDFPAVMARMRRIRAGISHNDSAERFKKLGVDVFLGDGSFVSGNKIEVNGTILRFKKAVIATGARAARLNIPGIEEAGYLTNETVFSLIQRPRSLAVIGGGPIGCELAQAFHRLGCQVTLFHRGGHLLNKEDREAAEIVQNALERVGIRLVLNCQLEDVVKVTAGKRIYFSVGEHRDSVTVEEILAGAGRTPNVEGLNLDAVGVEYDSRRGVKVNDYLQTTNPNIYAAGDICMDWKFTHAADAAARIVIKNTLFSPFGFGRSRLSSLVMPWVTYTDPEIAHTGMYEAEAHEKGIKCNQIKIPFSSVDRAIADGEEAGFVKILHRQGSDEILGATIVAPHAGEMISEITTAIVHKIGLSKLSSVIHPYPTQAEAIKKAADAYRRTLLTPNTQKLLGFLQKLS from the coding sequence ATGTCTGACTCCGAAAATTATCAAATACGTCCCCTAGATGAGTATAATCAAAGACTTATCTCTCACGTACATCCACCGAACTGGATGAATCCCCAACCTGCTGACTGTTACGATTTAGTAGTTATTGGTGCAGGTACAGCAGGTTTAGTTGTTGCCGCAGGTGCTGCGGGTTTAGGTTTGGGTTTAAAAGTTGCCCTGATTGAAAAGCACCTCATGGGTGGTGATTGTTTAAACGTCGGTTGCGTACCATCAAAATGTCTGATTCGTTCCTCACGGGTTGTCGGAGAAATGTGGCAAGCAGGGGAATTTGGTGTATCCACCCCCCAACATATAGATGTGGATTTTCCCGCAGTTATGGCTAGAATGCGACGTATACGAGCAGGTATCAGCCATAATGACTCCGCAGAAAGGTTTAAAAAGTTGGGTGTAGATGTATTTTTAGGTGATGGCAGCTTCGTGAGTGGCAATAAAATAGAAGTCAATGGTACAATTCTGCGGTTTAAGAAAGCGGTAATTGCTACTGGAGCCAGAGCCGCACGCTTAAATATCCCTGGTATAGAAGAAGCCGGATATTTAACTAACGAAACTGTATTTTCCCTGATACAGCGTCCCCGCAGTCTAGCTGTAATTGGTGGTGGACCCATTGGCTGCGAATTAGCACAAGCCTTTCACCGTCTTGGTTGTCAGGTAACTTTATTCCATCGCGGTGGGCATTTGCTCAACAAAGAAGATAGGGAAGCGGCGGAAATTGTTCAGAATGCCTTGGAGAGGGTAGGTATCCGTTTAGTCTTAAATTGTCAACTGGAAGATGTAGTTAAAGTGACAGCAGGTAAAAGAATATACTTCTCCGTGGGAGAGCATCGGGATTCGGTGACAGTGGAGGAAATTCTTGCCGGTGCGGGGAGAACTCCCAATGTGGAGGGATTGAATTTAGATGCTGTGGGTGTGGAATATGACTCCCGTCGGGGGGTAAAGGTGAATGATTACCTGCAAACAACAAACCCAAATATCTATGCTGCGGGGGATATCTGTATGGATTGGAAGTTTACCCATGCTGCGGATGCTGCCGCCAGGATAGTAATTAAAAATACCCTATTCTCTCCCTTCGGTTTCGGGCGATCGCGCTTAAGTAGCCTCGTTATGCCTTGGGTTACATATACTGACCCTGAAATTGCCCATACGGGAATGTACGAAGCAGAAGCCCATGAGAAAGGTATAAAATGCAATCAAATTAAAATTCCTTTCAGTTCCGTAGATCGGGCGATCGCTGACGGAGAAGAAGCAGGTTTTGTGAAAATTCTCCACCGACAAGGTTCCGATGAAATCCTTGGTGCAACCATTGTCGCTCCCCATGCCGGGGAAATGATATCAGAAATTACCACCGCGATCGTCCATAAAATTGGACTAAGTAAACTGAGCAGCGTAATTCACCCCTATCCTACCCAAGCCGAAGCCATAAAAAAAGCCGCAGACGCTTATCGTCGTACTTTACTCACCCCGAATACGCAAAAACTCCTGGGATTTCTCCAAAAATTATCCTAA
- a CDS encoding Uma2 family endonuclease has translation MSVAQELEVAQDIIFPPGDIYSNEPPLESDLHLRQIILLLQCLELWWQNRNDFYAAGNLTIYYSQRQLKSEEFRGPDFFVVLGCEKKPRKSWVVWQEDGKYPNIIVELLSPSTKTTDQNLKKQIYQDVFRTPEYFWFDPNNLEFAGFHLVDGIYQPIEPNSQGWLWSQQLDLYLGVQENQLRYFTVQGELLPTPAEFAEQEKQRAEQEKHRAERLAAKLRELNIDPDLL, from the coding sequence ATGTCAGTTGCCCAAGAATTAGAAGTAGCACAAGATATAATATTCCCACCAGGAGATATATACAGTAACGAACCGCCATTGGAAAGCGATTTACACCTACGCCAGATTATCCTGTTATTACAATGCTTAGAATTGTGGTGGCAAAACCGCAATGACTTTTATGCTGCCGGAAATTTGACAATTTACTACAGTCAACGTCAACTCAAATCAGAAGAATTTCGTGGTCCAGACTTTTTTGTTGTTCTGGGATGTGAAAAAAAACCACGCAAAAGTTGGGTAGTTTGGCAAGAAGATGGCAAGTATCCCAATATTATAGTTGAGTTGCTATCACCATCCACAAAAACTACAGACCAAAACTTAAAAAAACAAATTTATCAAGATGTATTTCGCACACCAGAATATTTTTGGTTTGACCCTAATAATTTAGAATTTGCAGGGTTCCATTTAGTCGATGGGATATACCAACCAATAGAACCGAACTCCCAAGGTTGGTTATGGAGTCAGCAATTAGATTTATATCTAGGTGTACAGGAAAATCAACTTCGATATTTTACAGTACAAGGAGAGTTATTACCCACACCAGCAGAATTTGCAGAGCAGGAAAAACAACGCGCAGAGCAGGAAAAACACCGCGCAGAAAGGTTAGCAGCTAAGTTACGGGAATTGAATATTGACCCCGACCTTCTATAA
- a CDS encoding nuclear transport factor 2 family protein, with protein sequence MNQELDNSLNVANLAFLHFRHGLEMGEWQNFLDMLTDDFCFWFPLGKFAGLNVGKERAEEFFTYVSQVFHPGLKIIAVDRVTSNATKVVFEFRDAGLLLGEGYQNRVAVSFDIRGDQVCGYREYFGSDGRFKIEL encoded by the coding sequence ATGAATCAAGAATTAGATAATAGCTTAAATGTTGCTAACCTAGCTTTTCTTCACTTTCGTCATGGTTTGGAAATGGGAGAATGGCAAAATTTTTTGGATATGCTGACGGATGATTTTTGCTTTTGGTTTCCCCTGGGAAAATTCGCTGGTTTAAATGTGGGAAAAGAACGTGCCGAGGAATTTTTCACCTACGTTTCCCAAGTCTTTCATCCGGGATTAAAAATTATTGCGGTTGATAGAGTCACGAGTAATGCAACCAAAGTTGTATTTGAATTTCGGGACGCAGGTTTGTTGTTAGGAGAAGGTTATCAAAATCGTGTGGCAGTTTCTTTTGATATCCGAGGTGATCAGGTTTGTGGATATCGGGAGTATTTTGGCAGTGATGGCAGGTTTAAGATAGAGTTATGA
- a CDS encoding aldehyde dehydrogenase family protein: MSKTIEVRNPRTGKYDYVIIPPPAKLLAQQCHRIRRAQKNWQELGIGNRAIAIKQWKKEILANKDKILEALIIDTGRLAISELELDLLINNIDRWCNLAPKILEDTTTETGVPFITLQQTAVPYPLVGVISPWNFPLLLAMINTIPALLAGCAVIVKPSEIAPRFVAPLVNSLSQIPHLKDVLNFVEGAGETGADLIDNVDMVCFTGRIATGKKVAQAAAKRFIPACLELAAKNPAIVLESADLELAASAIVWGAVFNSGQSCSAIARIYVAQSILEEFIAKLVTKAKRLQLAYPNLESGDIGPIISEKQAAIISDHLLDARDLGAVLHCGGEIEDYGGAWWCRPTVLSQVNHDMKVMTEETFAPILPVMAFSDISQGIELANDSIYGLSAAIFAGSDTQALEVAQQINAGAISINDAALTTLIHEGENNAFNFSGMGNSATGAAGLTRFLRKKAFLVKNQPINDPWWFNNLSC, translated from the coding sequence ATGTCTAAAACGATAGAAGTCCGTAATCCCCGCACAGGAAAATACGATTACGTCATTATTCCCCCACCAGCAAAACTTTTAGCACAACAATGTCACCGGATTCGCAGAGCGCAAAAAAACTGGCAGGAATTAGGTATAGGTAATCGCGCGATCGCCATCAAACAGTGGAAAAAGGAAATTCTTGCCAACAAAGACAAAATACTAGAAGCTTTAATTATTGATACTGGTAGATTAGCCATATCAGAATTAGAACTAGATTTACTCATCAACAATATTGATAGATGGTGTAATTTAGCACCAAAAATCCTAGAGGATACAACCACAGAAACAGGAGTACCCTTCATCACTCTGCAACAAACTGCTGTACCCTATCCTTTAGTAGGAGTAATTAGCCCCTGGAATTTTCCCTTACTCCTAGCCATGATTAATACCATCCCTGCTTTACTTGCAGGATGTGCAGTCATTGTCAAACCTAGTGAAATCGCTCCCCGTTTCGTTGCACCCCTAGTTAACTCCCTAAGTCAGATACCTCACCTCAAGGATGTGCTGAATTTTGTGGAAGGAGCGGGAGAAACCGGAGCCGATTTAATTGATAATGTCGATATGGTTTGCTTTACAGGTAGAATTGCTACAGGCAAGAAAGTTGCCCAAGCTGCCGCCAAACGTTTTATCCCAGCTTGTTTAGAATTAGCAGCCAAAAATCCAGCCATCGTTTTAGAATCAGCAGACTTAGAATTAGCAGCATCAGCGATTGTTTGGGGTGCAGTCTTTAATAGTGGACAATCTTGCTCTGCGATCGCCAGAATTTATGTGGCTCAGTCCATATTAGAAGAATTTATCGCCAAGTTAGTCACCAAGGCAAAACGTTTACAACTTGCCTACCCTAACCTTGAAAGTGGGGATATTGGACCCATCATCTCAGAAAAACAAGCCGCAATTATCAGCGATCATCTCCTCGATGCGCGAGATTTAGGAGCAGTCTTACATTGTGGGGGAGAAATTGAAGATTACGGGGGTGCTTGGTGGTGTCGTCCCACGGTTCTATCTCAAGTCAATCATGACATGAAAGTGATGACAGAGGAAACCTTCGCACCTATCCTACCCGTAATGGCATTTTCTGACATCTCCCAAGGTATAGAATTAGCAAACGATAGTATCTATGGGTTAAGTGCAGCTATCTTTGCAGGTTCCGATACACAAGCATTAGAAGTTGCCCAACAAATCAACGCAGGTGCAATTAGTATTAATGATGCAGCATTAACAACCCTAATTCACGAAGGCGAAAATAATGCTTTTAATTTTTCCGGTATGGGTAATTCTGCCACAGGTGCTGCTGGATTAACACGATTCTTACGGAAAAAAGCATTTTTAGTCAAAAATCAACCAATTAACGACCCTTGGTGGTTTAATAATTTGAGTTGTTAG
- the hisS gene encoding histidine--tRNA ligase: MSKSEKINFSTPSGFPEFLPGEKRLEVYLLDIIRKVYESYGFTPIETPAIERLEVLQAKGNQGDNIIYEIHPILPPNRQAEKDKAGETGSEARALKFDQTVPLAAYIARHLNDLTFPFARYQMDVVFRGERAKDGRFRQFRQCDIDVISRKELSLLYDAQMPAIITEIFEKINIGDFLVRINNRKILTGFFQSVGVAENKIKTCISIIDNLEKIGEAKVKQELDKEEIDSEATEKIIEFIHIKGSVDQVLEKLQYLSQTLPDAEKFQLGVTELQTVISGVRNLGVAENRFCIDLSIARGLDYYTGTVYETTLIGHEALGSICSGGRYEELVGVFLGEKMPGVGISIGLTRLISRLLKAGILNQLSPTPTQVMVMNMQADLIPLYLNISQQLRQAGLNVVTAFEQRPLGKQFQLAEKQGIPICVIIGAEEAANQKASIKDLRSREQIEVTVDDLATAIHQRLFKD, encoded by the coding sequence ATGTCAAAATCTGAAAAAATTAACTTCTCCACACCTAGCGGTTTTCCAGAATTTCTCCCTGGAGAAAAACGCTTAGAAGTATATTTACTCGATATTATCCGCAAAGTATATGAAAGCTACGGTTTTACCCCCATCGAAACCCCTGCTATTGAGCGACTAGAGGTTCTCCAAGCTAAGGGCAATCAAGGAGATAATATTATCTATGAAATTCACCCTATCTTACCACCCAATCGCCAAGCAGAAAAAGACAAAGCTGGGGAAACGGGTTCCGAAGCAAGAGCTTTAAAATTTGACCAAACTGTTCCCCTCGCTGCATATATTGCCCGTCATTTAAATGATTTGACTTTCCCCTTTGCCCGCTATCAAATGGATGTTGTCTTTAGAGGAGAACGAGCTAAAGATGGACGTTTTCGTCAATTTCGCCAATGTGATATTGATGTGATTAGCAGAAAAGAATTGAGCTTATTATATGATGCTCAAATGCCAGCAATTATCACAGAAATCTTTGAAAAAATTAATATTGGTGATTTTCTCGTCCGCATAAATAATCGTAAAATTCTCACCGGATTTTTTCAATCTGTAGGTGTTGCCGAAAATAAAATCAAAACTTGCATTAGCATCATTGATAACCTGGAAAAAATTGGAGAAGCCAAAGTTAAGCAGGAATTAGACAAAGAGGAAATTGATTCAGAAGCTACAGAGAAAATCATCGAATTTATTCATATCAAGGGTTCTGTAGATCAGGTATTAGAAAAACTGCAATATCTCAGCCAAACTTTACCAGATGCCGAAAAATTCCAACTTGGAGTCACCGAATTACAAACTGTCATTTCCGGTGTGAGAAATTTAGGTGTCGCCGAAAATCGCTTCTGTATAGATTTATCTATTGCCCGTGGTTTAGACTACTATACAGGTACAGTTTATGAAACTACATTAATTGGACATGAAGCCTTAGGAAGCATCTGTTCTGGTGGAAGATATGAGGAATTAGTCGGTGTATTTTTAGGAGAAAAAATGCCCGGTGTTGGTATCTCTATCGGTTTAACTCGTTTAATTAGTCGTCTCCTAAAAGCAGGTATTTTAAATCAACTTTCGCCAACTCCTACCCAAGTGATGGTGATGAATATGCAAGCTGATTTAATTCCCCTCTACCTCAATATTTCTCAACAATTACGCCAAGCAGGATTGAATGTAGTGACTGCTTTTGAACAACGTCCTCTAGGGAAACAATTTCAGTTAGCAGAGAAACAAGGTATCCCCATCTGTGTAATTATTGGTGCTGAGGAAGCCGCAAATCAAAAAGCATCTATCAAAGACTTACGTAGTCGAGAACAAATAGAAGTTACTGTAGATGATTTAGCAACAGCAATTCACCAGCGCTTATTTAAAGATTAA
- a CDS encoding stage II sporulation protein M yields the protein MNIQRWIARREPNWQRLDTLLQKVEKKGLKSLNAIEIRELASLYRSVTADLARSRTQEISNTLSQNLQSLTTRAYGQIYQGSRRQEWQAVKHFYLWGLPRVIRQTFLYTALSTALFLLGAVIAWWYAWQDPTFMSLIVPEHLISKVRDDHELWMGSIVGVEPLASSNIMTNNISVSLTAVAGGITAGLSTVFLLIFNGLLIGAIGTLVAQNNLAYPFWAFVFPHGSLELPAIFFAGGGGFLIAKGLVFPGKYRRVDALKLYASQAMQLVCGIIPMLVIAGIIEGFISPNPVIPGIFKYFFGIVLFIGLVVYCNRRQETREKSS from the coding sequence ATGAATATTCAACGTTGGATTGCCCGTCGAGAGCCAAATTGGCAGCGTTTAGATACCTTACTACAAAAAGTAGAAAAAAAAGGTCTCAAGTCCCTAAATGCCATCGAAATACGTGAATTGGCTAGTTTGTATCGCTCCGTTACCGCAGATTTAGCCCGTAGTCGCACCCAGGAAATTAGTAACACATTGTCTCAAAATCTACAATCTCTAACTACTCGCGCCTATGGGCAAATATACCAGGGTTCCCGAAGACAAGAATGGCAAGCTGTTAAGCATTTTTACTTGTGGGGTTTACCTAGGGTGATTCGACAAACTTTTCTATACACAGCGTTGTCTACAGCCTTGTTTCTCCTAGGAGCGGTAATTGCTTGGTGGTACGCATGGCAAGATCCAACTTTTATGTCTTTGATTGTACCAGAACATTTGATTTCCAAGGTTAGAGATGACCATGAATTGTGGATGGGTTCAATAGTTGGGGTTGAACCTTTGGCATCTAGTAATATTATGACTAATAATATTTCGGTTTCTTTAACTGCGGTGGCTGGAGGAATTACGGCTGGATTATCGACAGTTTTTTTATTAATTTTTAATGGGCTATTAATTGGTGCAATTGGTACTTTAGTGGCTCAAAATAATCTGGCTTACCCTTTTTGGGCATTTGTATTTCCCCATGGTTCCTTAGAATTGCCGGCAATTTTTTTTGCTGGTGGAGGTGGTTTTTTAATTGCCAAAGGATTAGTTTTCCCCGGAAAATATCGCCGAGTTGATGCTCTCAAATTATATGCGTCGCAAGCAATGCAACTTGTCTGTGGGATTATTCCAATGTTAGTTATTGCCGGAATTATTGAAGGTTTTATCTCACCTAATCCGGTGATTCCGGGAATTTTTAAATATTTCTTTGGTATAGTTTTATTTATAGGTTTAGTTGTCTATTGTAATCGTCGTCAGGAAACCAGGGAAAAATCGTCTTAA
- a CDS encoding RDD family protein, whose translation MHIFNKIKYRTPESVELEFVLAGIGSRSWALIIDYQILGIILIGFLIVWSTVSLQLIDWLGGFVKGDKIANWLTAIFILIYYSVYSGYFVFFETIWQGQTPGKRIAKIRVIRDNGRPVSLLQSGLRALLRPIDDTLFLGAFFIAFSRREKRLGDWVAGTVVIQSQAAKKPTRLQISESSQAIAEELSQTSDLSTLLPDDFAVVREYLLRREGMSAKARSSVAKKLSSQLKAILHLENFPSSINHDIFLEAIYLAYQNHK comes from the coding sequence ATGCATATTTTCAATAAAATTAAATACCGAACTCCTGAAAGTGTTGAGTTAGAATTTGTCCTGGCTGGTATTGGTAGCCGTTCCTGGGCACTGATTATTGATTATCAGATTCTGGGAATCATTTTAATCGGGTTTTTGATAGTTTGGTCAACGGTTTCTCTCCAGTTAATTGACTGGTTGGGTGGTTTTGTTAAAGGAGATAAAATTGCCAATTGGTTAACAGCGATTTTTATTCTCATTTACTACTCTGTTTATAGTGGATATTTTGTTTTTTTTGAAACGATTTGGCAAGGACAAACACCTGGTAAACGGATTGCGAAAATTCGGGTAATTCGAGATAATGGTAGACCTGTGAGTTTGTTGCAGTCAGGACTACGTGCCCTTCTCCGACCAATTGATGACACCCTATTTTTAGGAGCATTTTTTATTGCTTTTAGTCGTCGAGAAAAGCGTTTAGGTGATTGGGTAGCTGGAACAGTTGTGATTCAATCTCAAGCAGCCAAAAAACCAACTAGACTGCAAATTTCTGAGTCATCCCAAGCCATCGCCGAGGAATTATCACAAACTAGTGATTTATCTACCTTGTTACCCGATGATTTCGCCGTTGTGCGAGAATATTTACTGAGACGGGAAGGAATGTCAGCAAAGGCAAGAAGCTCTGTTGCTAAAAAATTAAGTAGCCAATTGAAGGCAATTTTGCATTTAGAAAATTTTCCCTCATCTATAAACCATGATATTTTTTTAGAAGCGATTTATTTGGCATATCAAAATCACAAATAG
- a CDS encoding alpha/beta fold hydrolase → MSNFDVLWLTASPSLKRFDLPLLRYLSTKQTVAHWEYIQSEDEASSIYQAVDLLHDFLKSSPQPVHLAGHGISGAIALLFARRYPEMVRSLSLLAVASQPANTWQAHYYTQRQIFTTSQEQILANNVRSLFGNNRPYTIETLSIALKRDLELSPCQHSLFRLIHLPKGGVSMPLLVCGSKTDPVVSSPTLHDWTNWFKPQDTLWECPGGYHFFHYFHPQEVGQKMLNFWRTQNQNLLTNSLAKC, encoded by the coding sequence ATGTCTAATTTTGATGTTCTCTGGTTAACCGCTAGCCCAAGTTTGAAACGTTTTGATTTACCTTTACTGAGATATTTATCCACAAAACAGACCGTTGCCCATTGGGAATATATACAATCAGAAGATGAGGCTAGTTCCATATATCAAGCTGTCGATTTGTTACACGACTTCTTAAAATCATCCCCCCAACCCGTGCATTTAGCAGGACATGGAATTAGTGGGGCGATCGCCCTCCTATTTGCCCGTCGTTACCCCGAAATGGTGCGATCGCTCTCCCTCCTCGCAGTTGCCTCCCAACCAGCAAATACCTGGCAAGCACACTACTACACCCAACGCCAAATTTTTACCACCAGTCAGGAGCAAATTTTGGCAAATAATGTTCGCAGTCTCTTTGGTAATAATCGTCCCTACACCATTGAAACCCTCTCCATTGCTCTCAAACGCGACTTAGAACTTTCACCCTGTCAACATTCCCTGTTTCGACTCATTCATCTCCCCAAAGGAGGGGTTTCCATGCCATTACTCGTTTGTGGTAGTAAAACTGACCCTGTAGTCAGTTCCCCCACCCTCCATGATTGGACAAACTGGTTTAAACCCCAAGATACCCTTTGGGAATGTCCTGGAGGATATCACTTTTTCCATTACTTCCATCCTCAAGAAGTCGGTCAAAAAATGCTCAATTTCTGGAGGACACAAAATCAAAATTTACTCACAAATTCCCTGGCAAAATGTTGA
- the fldA gene encoding flavodoxin FldA, whose amino-acid sequence MSKNIGLFYGTTTGKTESVAEIIQKEFGGDIVTLVDVCQAETSDFAEYEYLIIGCPTWNIGELQSDWEGLYQELDDVDFSGKTVAYFGTGDQIGYGDNFQDAMGILEEKIAAQGGKTIGYTSTDGYDFSESKAVRDGKFCGLALDEDNQSDLTDTRIKAWVSQLKREFGI is encoded by the coding sequence ATGTCAAAAAATATTGGTCTATTTTACGGTACAACTACAGGTAAAACTGAATCTGTGGCGGAAATTATTCAGAAAGAGTTTGGTGGAGATATTGTCACCTTAGTGGATGTTTGTCAAGCGGAGACTAGTGACTTTGCAGAATATGAATATTTAATTATTGGTTGTCCTACCTGGAATATTGGTGAGCTACAAAGTGATTGGGAGGGACTATACCAAGAGCTAGATGATGTGGATTTTAGTGGTAAAACTGTTGCCTATTTTGGCACTGGTGATCAAATAGGTTATGGTGATAACTTCCAAGATGCAATGGGAATTTTAGAAGAAAAAATTGCTGCCCAGGGTGGTAAAACGATTGGTTATACTTCCACCGATGGTTATGATTTTAGTGAGTCGAAAGCTGTCAGAGATGGTAAATTCTGTGGTTTGGCTCTCGATGAAGATAATCAATCTGATTTAACTGATACTCGGATTAAAGCTTGGGTATCTCAGTTGAAAAGAGAATTCGGTATTTAG
- a CDS encoding photosystem I reaction center subunit XI: MAAQKLESIPWWSGNARLTNLSGRLLGAYVAHTGLIVFWAGAIALFEICLFIYGSVAFSGKNPQSELPDNMKSTKAWSEFTSAWTIGGCGGALFAFLLISQGGPLLQFL, from the coding sequence ATGGCAGCGCAAAAACTAGAGTCCATACCCTGGTGGTCAGGAAATGCTCGCTTAACTAACCTTTCAGGGCGATTATTAGGGGCGTACGTAGCCCATACAGGTTTGATAGTATTCTGGGCAGGAGCGATCGCCCTATTTGAAATTTGTTTATTTATCTACGGTAGTGTGGCTTTTTCAGGAAAAAATCCTCAGAGTGAATTGCCAGACAATATGAAATCCACAAAAGCTTGGAGTGAGTTCACCAGTGCTTGGACAATTGGTGGTTGTGGAGGTGCATTGTTTGCCTTCTTATTAATTAGTCAAGGTGGGCCATTATTACAGTTTTTATAG